One Methylorubrum extorquens genomic window, GGCGCGATCGCGTCGGTGCGGGGGCGCCACAAGAGTCTCTACGGCGAGATGTGCCAGCACTACTACAACACCCGCGCCCAGGGCGCCGACCACGCCACCGCCCTCACCCGCCTCGAAGCCCGCGAGCGGCCGGACATCGCCGCGCCGGAGATGCCGCCCGATCCGCCCCGGGAAACGGAAAAACAGACGGGAGGGCGGCCTTGAGTGATGGACGTGCCTCCGCCCGGCCCCTGCCTCGGACCTTGCCGGTGCGTCCGGAGACGATGCTCGTCATCGACGACCACCCGATCGTGATGCAGGGGGTGCGCCGGCTGGCGGAAGCCGCGGGCGTGGCCCGAGTCTACGAGGCCGCCGACATCGTCTCGGGCTACCGCCTGTTCCACCGGCACCGGCCGGCCCTCGTCGTGGCCGATCTGAGCTTTCGCGACGACGGCCTGTCCGGCCTGTCGCTGATCCGCCGCATCCGGGCGCTCGATCCAGCCGCGCGCATCCTCGTCTTCAGCATGCATGCCGACCCGGTGCTGGTCTCCCGCGCCCTGGAGAGCGGCGCCCTCGGCTTCGCGCTCAAGGATGCCGGATCGGACGCCTTCATCGAGGCTCTCGACGCGGTCCATGCCGGGCAGGGCTACCTGCCGCACGCGCTCGCCACCGACGTGGCGATGCTGAACCGCAGCGCCCGGCCCGCCCCGCTCGCCACCTTGAGCGCGCGCGAATTGCAGATCCTGTCGCTGCTGAGCCAGGGCAAATCCTACGACGCCATCGCCAGCGCCATGGCGGTGAGCTACCGCACGATCATCAATGCCAGTTCCAGCATGCGCAAGAAGCTCGGCGTCGAGTCGCGCGCCGGCCTGGTCCAGATCGCGGTCAACCGGCGCAACGCGCTGCTGTGATACGGTTTCCGCTGATCCAAGCGGGGATCGTATCGCTCAGCCCGCGCGGCGCCTGAGCGAAGCCCAAATCCGCCATCCCGAAGGGATCAGCCGGATTTGGTATGAGTCCGTTCGAAGGGGCGGCCGGCGGGCAAGCGAACAGTCATCCCGTCCTCACCCTCTCCTGAGGTGCCCGCGACAGTGGGCCTCGAAGGATGAGGGGCGGGTTGGATCGCCGTCACTCGGCGAACGGGGCCCGCGGGCTGGCATCGCCCGCGGGCGTGGCGAAGGGCAACGTCAGGGCCGCCGCGGCGAGCATGGCGGTGATCCAGCGCTTCGGCCGATCGGGCTGGCTCGCGGTGCGCGTCGGACCGTTGAGGCGGGGCCGGTGCAGCTCCCCGCCGAGCG contains:
- a CDS encoding response regulator transcription factor, encoding MSDGRASARPLPRTLPVRPETMLVIDDHPIVMQGVRRLAEAAGVARVYEAADIVSGYRLFHRHRPALVVADLSFRDDGLSGLSLIRRIRALDPAARILVFSMHADPVLVSRALESGALGFALKDAGSDAFIEALDAVHAGQGYLPHALATDVAMLNRSARPAPLATLSARELQILSLLSQGKSYDAIASAMAVSYRTIINASSSMRKKLGVESRAGLVQIAVNRRNALL